A region of the Ovis canadensis isolate MfBH-ARS-UI-01 breed Bighorn chromosome 22, ARS-UI_OviCan_v2, whole genome shotgun sequence genome:
acttagaaattaaccaaggaggtaaaagattggtacaataaaaactataaaaattcactgaaaaaaattaaagtcaacataaataaatggaaagacatcccagattcatggattggaagacttatTACTGCTAAAATGTCAATACTACCCAAAATAATCTATAGCACTTTCTATCAAGATTCCAATGATAGTTTttgtagaaatagaaaaatccatcctaaaattcatacagAGTCAAAGGGACCCCAAATAGctaaaacaatattgaaaaagaagaacaatgcTAGAGGACTCACATTTCCTTATTTCAAAACAGTAAGATATTGGCATAAAGACAAACATACAGACCAACTGAACAGAAGAGgctccagaaataaaccctcataTGTATGGATTTTCAATAAGAGTGACAAACAAGACTATTCAATGGGGAAAGGCagtttttttaacaaatgatgatgggaaaactggatatccacacgCAAAAGGATGAAACTGAACCATTacctaataccatatacaaaaattaccgaaaataaataaacataagacataaaacaataaaactgttCAAGCGTAGGGCAAAAGCTTCAGAGCATTGGatctggcaatgatttcttgCATATGCCACCAAAGGCAtaggcaacaagagaaaaaatggacaaatgggacttcataaaaatttttttaattttgtgcagCAAGACACTATTAACAAAGTAAAAGCAATCCactcaatggaaagaaatattttcacaTCATATGTCTGATAAGTGATTAATATCTAGAACATATAAAGAATACCtacaactcagtaacaaaaaataacaaccaattcaaaaatgggcaggaattctctggtagtccaatggttaggactcgaTGCTTTCACTCCTgtggcatgggttcaattcctagtcaggataataagagcccacaagccatgcagcatggccaaaagagaaaaaaagaaatgggcaaaggacttgaatagacatttccccaaagaagatatgcaaatcaGCAATAAAGACATgataagatgttcaacatcactaatcattaggaaaatgcaaatcaaaactacaatgagttgcCACTTCACACCCAATAACACAGTTACAAtcaaaaaaatcccccaaacaaaataacaagtgttgctgAGGAAGCAAAGAAATGGGAATTCTCGTGTACTGCTGGTGAGAAGGTAAAACGGTGCatcaactatggaaaacagtacagcagTTCTGTTaggccatatgacccaacaattccatctCTGGTACGGAGTCGCGCCTTGGAATCCAGAGTATTGCTTCTAGGATTTCCCCatagataccaaaatccacagatactcaagttccttatataaaatggtgtaagCTACATAATCTTCCtgcatactttaaatcatctatagattacttataatacctaatataatataaatgctatgtagttgtaaatacaatgtaaatgataTGCCCAGGTTCAGAaaagcattattcacaagagtTAAACATGAAGGCAACCCAAGTGCCCTCAACAGATAAGCAGAATGTGGCCTATGCAATGAGTGAAATGTCAGCCTTAAACGGGAAGGAGATTCTGACAAATGATACAACATAGGTGAACCCTGAAGGGATGCAAAGGAAGCAAGCCAGTCactaaaagacaaatattgcatggcTGATCCCACTTTCATGACACACTTAAAGTGGTCAGAAtcacagacagaaagcagaatggtggttgccagggccaAGGGGAAGGGGTGAATGGGGGAGTTATGGTTTAATGAGTTTTAGTTTTTCAACTAAACTAACTTTATTGTTTAATGGCATTCTAGTTTAGGAAGATGAAAGGAGTTCaaaagatggatggtggtgatggtttgtACAACAGTATGAATGTAATTAATACCACTGGCCTGCACACATATAGTAAATGTTGTCATATGTattttaccactttttttttaacaaatgcaaAACAAGGAACCAGAACAGAGGGGTCTTAAAAATTCTCAGCTTTTCCAGACGGCAAAAGAcactaaaattaagaaattcaCCATCAGGAAAGTACACTCTAAAGAAAAGGCCAAGGATGTGACTGCAAAACCTTTTGCTAAAATACTGGAAACATCAAAAGGTCAAAAACATTCAGTTACACAAAGAGCCCTTTCAAAAGGGTAAAGGCGTGCCTCCCAGAGCTTCTCAATACAACCAGAGGGCCTCCAGGAAGCTGAAAGGTACTGTCCCTCAGCCTTCTCAGCAGGAGTCCATGGAAGAGAAGGGTTTATCTTCAAATTTATCTTCTGAGTGAATCTCACTAAAATCCACAGAGACCCACAAAGTTATTAAGAAAATTACGTTGGCAGAAACACTGCTAGTTTGTACTAAAAATGACTATGAATACAAGATAAAAGGAGGCTGTCAAATTTCAACTGGCAGGAAGCAGGCAGGATAAAACCACTACTCTGTGTCCAACATCTGCTGTTTTTCATGAAAAAGGAAGGATGACTCAAAGGCAGAGCCAACAGTCCAGGAGGTGGAGCCCTGCTCAGCTCCCAGGTACCTTCATATTCTTCCCTACCTAGGTCATTCCCTCTCAGTTTTACCACTGTCTAATTTGGTTTCCAGTTCCAGTCAGGGCCTTTCTTACTTAGTCATCTTTACAGCCCTCTCAGGATCCCATCTTGCTCCATCTCTTTATCTTCTCACTATCCAAATCCCATTTATTACCTACCTTAAAAAGTTTCTGAGAGTGTTTAATCATAAAAGCCATCCCATCATTTAATTTTGAGATATTCTCTTGAAGGTCATTTGCAGTGGCCTATTCagagcaaaagaaagcaaaaaagagagatgaagaaCTGGGAAGTGGAAGGCAGATACTCCCATTTACTTATTAATAAGCTAATTCTTTCAAATGTATGATAGCATCTATCGCCAAGAAAGTTGACTCTAATACAGTGTTTAATTCTGGAAAGACTTTTTGGTTCAGCAGGTTTCCACTTGAAATGATATAACCTAGGAAGAACCATGTGTCCCTGAAGTGACTAGGAAATCCAAGAGAAccaattttccttttctaattctgCCTGAGAATTAGACATGTATGCTGAAGATCATCCTTCTTGGGAAAAGGCACAAGCAGAACAGAATCCATACCAGTTACCAAGAACATTGCTCTCCAGAGAAACTAGTTTCTCCAAAGACAAAAGAGAACTGTCACTATGAATTGATGTTAAAGGTGACATCCGTTTCTTAAAAACAGTCAAACAGTCACTGACTCCCTTCTGTTTCCCCTGCCTCTTTTTTAAGCACTTCAGCGTCTCTACTATCCCAAAGCCCGCATTCTCAACATGTATCTTTGTTACTTAATGTTTGCTTGTTCTAAGACCTCTTAACTTTATAGTCATAGAtcacttgtttattttcagtCTTATTGAGCTggttctaaaactctttcagttATGAGGTTTTATCCCCTTAACATGGACAAATCTTGGTATGTAGTCTTTTTCCTCTCATATCCCTCCCCACATCAACCTTCCTCTGGGCAGAAGCTCTGTTTTACGAATGGACAGGAATATGAAACTACGGGCTTCCAGGTCAAGAATTAGTTCAATCTTTCTGCCATCTTTCCATGCCGCCAGAATGGTGTGCATGAATGTCCTGGCTGACACTCTCAAGAGTATCAATAATGCCGAAAAGAGAGGCAAACGCCAGATTCTTATTAGGCCGTGCTCCAAAGTCATCGTCAGGCTTCTAACGGTGACGATGAAGCATGGTTACACTGGTGAATTTGAAATCACTGATGATCACAGGCCTGGGAAAATTGTTGTGAACCTCACAGGCAGGCTAAATAAGTGTGGAGTGATCAGCCCCAGATTTGATCTTTATGCAACTcaaagatctagaaaaatggcagaatAACCTGCTCCCATCCCGTCAGTTTGGTTTCATTGTACTGACAACCTCAGGGGGCATCATGGACCCTGAAGAAGCAAGACGAAAACATACAGGAGGGAAAATCCTTGGATTCTTTTTCTAGGGAtgtaatacatacaaataaaatgcctcagcagggaaaaaaaagaattagttcAAAAGACTATATAATTTACTTCTCATGTAAGTCACTAGGAAGGCCGTGGTCTCAGTTAAAGCACattcaggatatatatatatatatatatatatatatatatatataaaaaaatatctctatggctgagtcccttcactgttcacctgaaactaccacagcattgttaatcggctatacctcaatacaaaataaaaagttgaaagttgaaaaaaaaaaaaaagaagaaggacatTCAGCTTTATCTAAGGAGAGTACATCTACAGGATATAGAAATGTTAGGACAAGGCAGTATCGCTCTATCTGAAAGCTCTTATCTAAAAGCTCAGTGATACTATCCTGTAAGATCATACAGCTCTGGTTTAAATTCATACCATCTGATCTTCAGAAATCAATTTGATTTCCCAAGAAGGCTTTCATGTTAAGAAGGAGTTTACATTGACCACCCAACATGAGTATTCTGGTATATTTAGTAGCTATTATCTTCCACTAAGAGTTTCCACTAAAATTATAATTCAGGTTTATCAGATTTATTTATAAGCGAGATTAACAGGAATTGGCGGTTTGATAACTCTTAAATGATCTAACAAGGTAAGTTCCTAACCTTATAAAGCTGAAGACCAGAACTTGGACCCTTGATAACCACACAAAGTACAGCTATAAGATGAGACCCAGCTCAATAAAACCAAGCAGTCTTTCTGTTCCCCCCGACACTTACATTTTTTGGCCATAAGACATGAGGTGCAAACATAAGGGCAAGGTTATGGGCGGACATCTTATTCTTGTCTTGTTTCTTTGCTGTCTGGTACAGGAGATCAAGCAGTAACTTCAGCAAGTTACGATTGGGTGGAGGGAGAATGAGGAAGAGCAACTGAAGAGCCTCGATTTGCCGTTCCTTATCTGGTACATTGGTCTTATTTCCTTTATCATCAAACTGCATCAAATCTTGAGGATAAAAGAGATGATCGTAAGGGATGGAAAatatacaagaaagaaaaaaaatcaatgttgcTACTATGTTTCATCCTCcaataagagaaaggaaaaaaagaatcaagtaTAAACACAGATTatagcaaaataaataacaaaatcttatcaatataatttaataataaaaagacaaaaacccagtcaaaaataggcaaaagacttAAACATTCCTTCAAATAAGATATACAAGCAGCCAATAAGCATTTGTATACTCGGTATCATTTGCTAtcaaggaaatgtaaatcaaaaccccaatgagatactacttcataATCAGTggtgtgagtgaagtcgctcagttgtgtccaactctttgcaaccccatggactgtagcccaccaggctcctccgtccataggattctccaggcaagaatactggagcaggttgccatttccttctccaggggatcttccacacccagggattgaacccaggtctcccacattgcaggcagacgccttaacctctgagccaccagggcaaagGTATGGCTATAGTCAAAAAGACTGataataacaagtgctggcaagAATGCTGAGAAAATTAAACTCTtctacaaggacttccctggcagtccagtggttaagactctgagctttcactgtagggggtacaagtttgatccctggttggggaactaagattccacatgccatacaGTGGAGCGGAAAAAGCCCACCGCTCTcccacactgctggtggggatgtaagaAATGGTGTGGCCGCTGTGGAAAACAGCTCGGCAGGTCCTCAAGAAGCTAAACACAGAGTCATCGCATGACTTAGCAATTCCATTCCCAGTTACAtactcaagagaaattaaaacagtcCACACACGTCTCTGATAATGCCACCCCCTTCACACTTTCTCAACAAGACATTTTACTGCTAAAATACTATGAGAGTGAATCATGACCTGATACCAGGACGATCCAGGCAGCTCCTTACAGAGTCAGAATCATGGCTTCTTCTCTCACAGGCTATACAGGCTATCAATTAAAAACTgtccctgttgctgctgctgctaagtcgcttcagtcgtgtccgactctgtgcgactccgtaGATGgcagccgcccaccaggctcccccatccctgggattctccaggcaataaccctggagtgggttgccatttccttctccaatgcatgaaagtgaaaagtgaaagtgaagtcgctcagttatgtcagactcttagcgacctcatggactacagcctaccaggctcctccgtccatgggattttccagccaagagtaccagagtgggtttccattgccttctcccctagaTCATCAGAATTTCAAAAGACACTGAGAAACATTTGGGTATAATTCATATAGACCTGAAAATGATTACAGTGTGTTATTGAAGCTGTTTAACTTCAATTATAATTCCAGGTTTAGGAAAGGCAAATAATATCTCTAGAAACTGTCTCCTGTTAATACGAAATTGATAACAAAAACCCCTCCCTGTTGTCAGTAAGGCATATCAAATGCTACACCTGTGCCACACCTTAGTGTGATCTCAAAGACCAGTGAATCATGGGGTGGTAGAGGGGAAGTTTCAGATTACTGTACTAAATTAACTCAACAGGAAAGCAAACAGAACAGGCATTTTTCATGTTAACTCTTATAAAAAGAACTTATCAATATTTTCCATATCTTTTTCAAAGAtctaaaaacttttatttctccCAAAAAAAAACTGTAATGATATCGAGTGTTGGTCATTCCGTCGTacccaaatctttgcaaccccatggaccgcagcccaccaggctcctctgtccataggattttccaggcaagaacactggagtgggttgccatttccttctccaggggatcttcccgacccagggattgaacccggatctcctgcactgcaggcagattctttaccaactgagctgcgaGGGAagccaaaagaaactataaagctgTATAATATTCTGgtaatattttctcatttgaatcATCTAAATTGTTCTTGGAAGTGCTAACAAAATCTAATCTCACTTAAGAAATTCAAAACCTATTTTTTTCTAAGCggtaaaaattattcaaaagaaaaaaatcttctatttattttccttaagattagaagcaagagagaaaggcTCAAGGGTAGAAAACTAAGTAAATACAGTATGGATGTTGATGCTGTGTGCACTTAGAGCCTATAGCGGCGCAACTGCTGTGCAATTTAAGAATGAATTCCTTACCACACaggcatgaaaggaaaagaggaaactaCTTATGAGCTGAgaatggaacattctccaagacacattaaataaaaaaagcaaaccacAGAACCATGTGTATAACACCCTACCATtacataaaaagagagaaaagaaatatatgCAGGTGCTTGTAAGTGTCTAAAACATCTCTGTAAGGACACATTAGAAATCAATAGTATTGGTTctctcttggaagaaaaactgagtGCCAGGGAACAGAGATGGAAAAGAGGCTTTTCACTGGATACTCTTGGaaccttttacattttaattcgTGAGAATGTATTGCcgatttagaaaacaaacaaaattattttttaaagagcaaattTCCAACAGTAGAGATGATCTCAACTGAGGCATATTAATACTTAGCAAAAGTTCCAAACCAAGGCAAATACATCAAAACTGTGACCATTGATTTGGGTGTGTCAATCAATCCAGACATTAATTAAACAACTAAAATGTTTAAAGCACAATGCTAGGACCCATCaggaacacaaaaataaacaaaacccagACTGTATCTTCAAAGAGGTTTATTCGACAAAAAAATTTGACTAAATCAAACGTAACTAGCCAATGCTTAAGAGTActcagagagcccagaaatatcATGAAGTGTTAACCAATATTAGCAGAAGTTacaaacaatacaatattgttgtTTACAAACAACAGAATATTCCAGATGACTTTGCTAAATTGAAATAAATGTACCTACAGCCCCTTCTCACCTCTGATACTCACCAGCAATTTTGAGGTGTGCGTGAAAATGTTTATGTGTCAGCAGGGGCTCAGGTAACTCTCCTAGAAACATCTTCAGCAAGGTAGCAACGTCATTTGAGTGAAACTCCCCTGATTCCAAGTCAATATCAGTTCCATTATTGAGAGCATCTCTTAAAATCTGCTGCCGGACACTATTCCCTGGTACTCTAAACAAACCCTCTACTCGTAAGTCTGTTTGGCATGGAAGAAGAACAgaggacaggaaaaaagaaacagagaattaTGATTAAAATAAGTCATCTGTAAGACCACTTTATACTTGAAAGACCCTTCCAAAGACCCTGAAGGAGGAGTTAAGACCTACTGGCCCCTGGGGAAACTTATCTGAACATCCCTGAGCACCCAGAGATCTTCCAGGCTGAGATGGCCCACCCAGGAGTCACTGAACCTCCTGGGGCACATCTGGAGACTGAATTTTATCCGGTCTTTTTTTTAcacttattgaaatatagttgatttaaaatgctgtgttagCTTCAAGTATACAGCAAGGTGAGATCTATGTATGCATGTGAacgttgctcagtcgcgtccgactctctgcgaccccatggactacacagtccacggagttctccaggccaggatactggagtgggtagcctttccctcctccaggggatcttcccaacccagggactgaactcaggtctcccacactgcaggtggattctttactagctgaccacaagggaaacccatatatatatatatatatatatatatatatatatatatatatatatatatattagattattttgcattataggttattacaaaatattaagcatagttccctgtgctatgcagtaggtccttgttggttatctattttatatacaatagagCTTGAAAAATAAGCTGGAAGGAAAGCCACGTCTTCCTGAAGTCCCCTTCCCATGAGCCATCCCAGACTTTGTTGGAGGGGCTGAGTTCATCTGTGGAGGTTCATTGCTTCTATAAACAGTTTCCCAGCCTAAAATGAATCGAGGGTCTCTGCACTACCCCAGGAATTAAACTCTAATCGGTCAGATCACCTTTCCATCTAAGAGACTGCCAGAAGCTCAGAGTCATTCCAACTAAACCATTCTTCCCTTCAACCTAGATTCTAAACTAATCTAAGGGTTAAAAAAGATGAGACACATTGTTTCAGTTTGATCTGGTAGAAGTATGAAAGTTCCTGTTTTCAGCTTAGGTATGTATTTCTTTGAATAGCTCCTTAATTCAGGTTTCCAAGTTGAAATGCCTACCAGCCACTCTGGCAAcagtaaatgaatgaacaggAACCCTAACAAACTGGGAAGCACCTACCTGTGCTCCAGATGACTGCACCCCAGAGGCCACAGGGCTCAAGTATGCTAGATCTTCCTGTTATCCAAAGAAAGCGGGAAACCTGgacttttcccattttaaaagactggaaactagttttatttttaacttgatcCTTTGCCAAACAAAACATGAAAGTAGATAACTTAAGCCCTTAGGCTGTCAGTTGGTAACCTCTGCTCTAGCTCCCAGCACAATGTCCCAGGGAGAGCAAGCCAAAAATAACCATTAGTGTTGAATTCATCATGGCATCACATAAAGCCACACACTGCATATACACTCAGCTGTGCCAAGTACTTAAAGCAATGACATAACCAGTATGACTActaaaaaagggaaaagggaattAAGTTGAGTGTATTTTAATCAGAGAATTTTAGAGTTGAAAGGTCTCTTTGGTAATAAATTATTACCCCTGGAATAAATGTTGAGACTCTTTAGAAGCAATGTATTTCTGCCAGAAGAAATGCCTCTCTTAATTGAGGGTGAAATGTGATTTCACAGACACtatctaatgtgtgtgtgtatatgtgtgtgtgtgtttgagagtaTAAAGCAAATCAATACATGAGATGAAATTTATAAGGAAATTTATCGAGAAACATGCCACCTGAAATTATCATTGATTAGTGTCTTTGTTAATGGTTAACTGACACCTACTAACTCAAGGATATTAAGCTCCCAACAGAAAACTGACAACTGTTCATtaacaaagaatgaaaacatTTCAAGTAGTCTTACTCTTGTGTAGATATTCAATTAGTTGGTATATCTGGGCAATGccttcctctgtcagtggggatCCAAATACTACTCCTTTTTCTGAAAAAAGCCATACAATAGAACAAGGCTATATTTTCCACAAACAGTACAAAATCAGCATACTTAAAATCATTATACCCCTCAAGCATCCTATGTTACAGTTGAGCAAGTATGTTCACATGGTCAGTACAAAAAAACTTTATAGAGTTGGAAGTGCATCAGAAAATGCAATCAGAACACCTTTCAATCAACTCTCTGCAAGTTTAATCTTAGATAGTAGGTTCCCTGAAGGCAAAGACCATCttcttctttaattaacaatacttGGAATattgatatttaatttaaaaacaaacaaaaaatagaacttAGACCCATGAGTATCAGAACATGATAGATTATCCACTAGAGTTGGTATAGGGTCTAACCTGTTATGTTTAAACTTTTTTGCTGCCCTCGGGATTTccttatatttaataaaacaaaatagaatctCTTTCACATCTTATCAAAAACAGTATAAATAATcataatttatgtatataaaactaATAACTTATTTCTGAGAAGGTTTTTTGAGTGATTCATAAGTATTAATATTTGCCTTATCAAAGCATTCTATGGaatgaaaacattagagaactactacaattaaaaaatggtCTAACTTTCTTTACTGCATTCACCAGCTGTAtaactttgttcttttaatattgttttagtATAGTATTAATAGAGCATGAAAATCAAGGTGCTCCTGATAACTATGTAAACTAATCATGCTATTTTCTGGAGACTGATATATATGCTTTAATTAATCTaggtaatttttataatttttatcaatATTACTTAAAGATTTACTATTCatgtaatgaaaaagaatgactaaaaaaaatgctttacaaTAATAGTAACTCCTCCATGAATGTGCAAATGTTCAGAGTAGAGCCCAGGAAGCAACTGAGACCTGCCCCCTTCACAAACACAATTCCTACCCTTTCGCTTGAGAGACATTAGAGACCGGAAGAATCCTGATGCTGGGCCCGCCCCGCCAGGCAACTTAAGGTCCACTTCTCCCATCAGCTGAGCCAGCTCGGTTCCAGGCAGATCGATAAGTCTTGTAATATTGCTGACCACCAGCTCAGTGAACACCTCGGGTTTCTCATGCCGGAGCTTCTCCACAAAAAAGTCAGGATTGAAGATAATGGGCTGACTTTGAAGGGAAGAGTCATTGCAGATAACAAAATTGCAGATAGCTTCACtgaaaacaatgaaacagaagaatCTTTGAGAGGATCATTTTTATACACGTTTTTCATTCCCCCTCAACAACAcaatcattcattctttctgtggGCTCATCTGCATATACCAGTCTTTTGAAAACCTAATACTTAATCTGTTGACTGCACAAAGGAGACAAGTGGGACTTGCTGTTGTTTAGGTTATACCCACACAGATActtagaaatttaaagaaaagacatCAGATAGCCTCTATGATATGACCTGAATTTGCCTCTTAATTTGACACATTCAGTTTACAAGAAGATAAGACCCGCACAGCCTCCTGAGTCTAACAGTATTTTAGAATTGGCAGCCACGTAGACCACATTTCCTTATTAAAAGTTAAACCCTAAACCATCATCAttgataaatacttttaaaacatcAGACCTGCAGCTGTTCCCCCTAACATGGCAATGGGCAATCATTAAATTAAGGCCTTCTTAGATGTACATGCTCAGTCgtttcagtcacatctgactctgtgtgaccctatggactgtagcctgccaggcttctctctccatggaattctccaggcaagagtactggagtgcgttgccaagccctcttccagatcttctcaacccaggtattgaaactgtgtctcctgggtctcctgcattgcaggcagattctttaccactgagccaccagggaagccccctcttgGGAGTACAGCCAGCACTATATCGTATTTCCCATCCAGTGATCAATTGCTTATAGTACCACAGTCGGGCTACTGGCAAATGCCACAGAAACCACGTGACAGTAAGGATGAGGCTACTGAAGAGATAAAACTATATCTAGTCTAATAGACATTTTGAAGACATTTACTCTACCCTTAGGGTTTTCTGGTTCCTAGGTCCCTACACAGACAGGTGTTTCCTTATAATCAGTCCCTTTCAGTTGAGCCAAGTATCCCTGGATTCTGTTCCTCATAACCAAAAGCCTTCACTAGAATGGAAGGCACTTACAGGTATACAAAACAGATATTCATTCAGCCTTGCCCAGGTTCAGaaataggttttattttaaaatccttcGTTCTGGATGTCTCTGGCCCATCATCTAAGTCCAAAGTTTGCTCAAGGTCCTTCCACTCTAAGGcacttagaaaaaaattcatattttgctTCTTCTATCTCTCCTATCACTGAGTAATACTCAGCAGATATGTTCTGTTGGCCCGATCTTACCTGGTTTTCCACTCCTACATTATCTGGGCTATACTTCTGGAAAAGCTCCTTTGACTCTCAGAAATACTTTCTTCCTTATTGTTTTCTAATACGTAATTACtaaattctttttacttttaacatGTACATATAAGAATTGTATTATTCCATCTCTTGTAGCAGAGATATCACCACCTGTTTGTATCTATTATCAATTATCTCTAATGGCTTGTTCTAATTCTTATTGTATAAACAGTCATCTACTATACAACCAATGAGCAGATGTAACACAAGCTAGAAAGAACAACTGATAACATCTGTCAGGCAGAGCTGAAATTTACCTGACTCGATCAAACAGTCCCACAATAAAACAATCACAACTTACAAGTTTCCACAACACCCTAGCTACCAAACCTCTGTTCCAGGAAAAATGGTACCTCTACATATTAAATACAACTAATCTCTAAGACACTTTACCAATACTACCtggatctctcttttttttttttccccacagcatGTTTGGATCCTAgtttccctgcagtggaagcacacagtcttaaccgctggacagCTAGGGAAATTTTACAAAGatcatttttaatttgtataatGAAAACAAGGTGTGGTTAAAACTTCAGAGTTCATCTCTACGTCCTTGAAAAGTTATTACCTAATTTTAATCAACAGCCCAAGTCTTCAGTTGGTGactactatatttctttcttttctctaaaatgataatataagaattcacataaaacttaaaaattataaatatgtgtTCTCAAGCCAAAGTCTTAAGAAAGAGAACTAAAAATGCTCTTTCCTCAACCTTTTTACATACTAAGGCTAAAGATGCCAGTGATTTAAAGATGCCAATGATTATGATATGagccaattaaaattaaaaagaatattcatCCTAAGTCATTGACAAAGcctctttttattttaactgtTGGCTTATTTCAGTCACGATATGAGTCAATAGATTATTATTTATAATCACTGCCAATGAGAAGTTACTGCTGTACTGAGAGCGCCAGAAAACCATGAAATGGAACAGCACCAAGAGTCTTACAATTTATCAAATCTAAGCTTTTACGGCTTCCACATCTCTCTTAATTCTGAAAA
Encoded here:
- the ARHGAP19 gene encoding rho GTPase-activating protein 19; translated protein: MATEAQSEGEVPAREPGRSEAICNFVICNDSSLQSQPIIFNPDFFVEKLRHEKPEVFTELVVSNITRLIDLPGTELAQLMGEVDLKLPGGAGPASGFFRSLMSLKRKEKGVVFGSPLTEEGIAQIYQLIEYLHKNLRVEGLFRVPGNSVRQQILRDALNNGTDIDLESGEFHSNDVATLLKMFLGELPEPLLTHKHFHAHLKIADLMQFDDKGNKTNVPDKERQIEALQLLFLILPPPNRNLLKLLLDLLYQTAKKQDKNKMSAHNLALMFAPHVLWPKNATANDLQENISKLNDGMAFMIKHSQKLFKAPAYIRECARLHYLGSRTQASKDDLDLIASCHTRSFQLARSQKWNRVDFCSHQEETQQRTEEALRELFQHVHNMPESAKKKQLIRQFNKHSGTQTPGREPSTPPVRKRARSRSFSGLIKRKVLGNQMMSEKKNNYPPPDSVAIGELKRASKENMNLLFSGSPAVLMTPTRLKWPEGKKEGKKA